The Dysidea avara chromosome 13, odDysAvar1.4, whole genome shotgun sequence genome includes a region encoding these proteins:
- the LOC136243371 gene encoding uncharacterized protein, with product MAGNNELDNAVLGGTADYLYDLGQTVSKIHHAKEEDKATMMAEVKEKTLPNMLGVLQKNVKNGHFIGSEKLSWVDILGYWYLEGLKGMVGFNLADYPVLQKLHDDVAAQPNIKKWLETGPKDNIVGGGTR from the exons ATGGCTGGTAACAATGAATTGGATAATGCTGTGTTGGGAGGAACTGCTGATTACCTTTATGACCTTGGTCAAACTGTTTCAAAAATACATCATGCTAAAGAGGAGGATAAG GCTACAATGATGGCGGAAGTCAAAGAGAAAACTCTCCCCAATATGTTGGGAGTTCTTCAGAAGAATGTGAAGAATGGACACTTTATTGGATCTGAG AAACTCTCATGGGTTGACATATTGGGGTACTGGTATTTGGAAGGTCTGAAAGGTATGGTTGGATTCAATCTGGCTGACTACCCTGTGCTCCAGAAACTTCATGATGATGTAGCTGCTCAACCTAACATTAAGAAGTGGTTGGAGACAGGACCCAAGGATAATATTGTTGGTGGTGGTACTCGATAA